One genomic region from SAR92 clade bacterium H455 encodes:
- a CDS encoding Na(+)-translocating NADH-quinone reductase subunit A codes for MIKIRRGLDLPIAGKPEQVIHDGPVIGQVAVVGFDYPGMKPTMAVREGDRVKLGQLLFTDKKTVGVKYTAPAAGVVVAVNRGERRVFQSLVIDVDGNEAESFAQYSAEQLASLDRSLVVENLVNSGQWVSLRTRPFARVPALESTPSSIFVTAMDTNPLAADPAPIIAQRSEDFVNGLTVLTRLTDGPVHLCSAAGATVAGDTVDGVQAHSFAGPHPAGLAGTHIHFIDPVSAEKTVWTIGYQDVIAIGALFTSGLIDSSRVVALAGPQVNQPRLLKTQLGANLNQLVIGELKNDENRVISGSVLSGRKASGEFAFLGRYHSQVSVIREGRERDFLHYLRAGFDKHSALPIFVSSLSQKLFNMTSSTNGSERAMVPVGGYEDVTALDILPVQLLRSLIIGDTEMAQKLGCLELDEDDVGLYSYVCVGKHEYGPILRDNLTRIEKEG; via the coding sequence ATGATAAAAATCCGTCGCGGATTAGACCTGCCCATAGCTGGCAAGCCAGAGCAGGTTATTCACGATGGCCCAGTCATAGGTCAGGTTGCGGTAGTTGGTTTTGACTACCCGGGCATGAAGCCCACCATGGCCGTGCGCGAAGGTGATCGCGTCAAGCTGGGTCAATTGCTGTTTACTGACAAAAAAACTGTCGGTGTAAAATACACCGCCCCTGCAGCTGGTGTTGTAGTGGCAGTCAACCGCGGCGAACGCCGTGTATTTCAATCTCTGGTTATCGATGTTGACGGAAACGAAGCTGAAAGCTTTGCCCAGTACAGTGCTGAGCAGCTCGCTTCATTGGATCGCAGCCTTGTGGTTGAGAACCTGGTTAACTCTGGCCAGTGGGTGTCATTGCGCACTCGTCCTTTTGCCCGAGTACCGGCGCTAGAGTCGACTCCATCATCGATCTTTGTGACTGCCATGGATACCAATCCACTGGCAGCTGATCCAGCACCGATTATTGCGCAGCGCAGTGAAGACTTCGTCAACGGTCTAACCGTTCTGACACGCTTGACTGACGGTCCAGTGCACCTTTGCAGTGCGGCTGGTGCAACTGTTGCTGGCGATACTGTCGATGGCGTTCAGGCGCACAGCTTTGCCGGTCCCCATCCAGCAGGTCTGGCTGGAACCCATATTCACTTTATCGATCCTGTGAGCGCTGAGAAAACCGTTTGGACTATTGGTTATCAAGATGTGATTGCCATAGGTGCTCTGTTTACTAGTGGCCTTATTGATAGCAGCCGTGTTGTTGCACTGGCTGGCCCTCAGGTCAATCAGCCGCGACTGTTAAAAACTCAGCTGGGTGCCAATCTTAATCAGCTGGTTATCGGCGAGTTAAAGAATGACGAAAATCGTGTTATTTCCGGTTCAGTTCTCTCCGGTCGCAAAGCTTCTGGCGAGTTTGCCTTTTTAGGGCGTTATCACTCTCAGGTCTCGGTTATCCGTGAAGGCCGCGAGCGCGATTTCCTGCATTATCTGAGAGCCGGTTTTGACAAGCACTCAGCACTGCCGATCTTTGTTTCCTCCCTGAGCCAGAAACTCTTCAACATGACCTCCAGCACCAACGGCAGCGAACGCGCTATGGTACCTGTAGGTGGCTATGAAGATGTGACTGCTCTGGATATCTTGCCGGTTCAGCTACTTCGCTCACTGATTATTGGTGACACAGAAATGGCACAAAAACTCGGTTGCCTGGAATTGGACGAAGACGATGTCGGCCTCTACAGCTATGTCTGTGTCGGCAAGCACGAATACGGCCCAATCCTGCGTGATAATTTGACCAGAATAGAGAAGGAGGGTTAA
- a CDS encoding glyceraldehyde-3-phosphate dehydrogenase, which translates to MIDQKRPLPDDFFKDWKQREALAEGMIPIIGKLYRERNVSTYMYGNSMVNKSVTDLMKFHRRVRQIEQNELSEFDSSPMIEAIARLHLGPAHIDLGKMVVKFKSIGNGRSVDEFVADELKDIIGSDVKPLPQPQDVVLYGFGRIGRLVARILIDKAGGGDVMRLRAIVIRKGKVDNDLEKRAALLRRDSVHGSFKGTIRVLEEENTLVINGNPVKVIYANSPEEIDYTEYGINNALIVDNTGVWKDNAGLGGHLRPGASKVLLTAPAGDDIPNIVYGVNDGEITPERKIISAASCTTNAIVPVLKCLLDEFGINSGHVETVHAYTNDQNLIDNYHKGDRRGRSAALNMVLTSTGAAKAVAKVIPQLKGKLTGNAIRVPTPNVSMAILNLQLGRDTTVEELNEFMRQKALHSELQQQIGYTISTEAVSTDFVGSRQACVYDSQATIVEGNSCVLYCWYDNEFGYSCQVVRCLEKFAGVSWPSYPRVLAAS; encoded by the coding sequence GTGATTGATCAGAAGAGACCCCTCCCAGACGATTTTTTCAAAGATTGGAAACAACGTGAAGCCCTTGCCGAAGGCATGATACCGATAATTGGCAAGCTCTACCGCGAGCGCAATGTATCGACCTATATGTATGGCAACAGTATGGTTAATAAGTCGGTTACTGACCTGATGAAGTTTCATCGCCGTGTGCGCCAGATAGAGCAGAATGAATTATCGGAATTTGATTCCTCACCGATGATCGAGGCGATTGCCCGTTTACACCTTGGGCCTGCGCATATAGATCTTGGCAAAATGGTGGTTAAGTTTAAGAGCATTGGCAATGGTCGCAGTGTCGATGAATTTGTTGCTGATGAGCTGAAAGACATTATCGGCTCCGATGTCAAACCACTGCCCCAACCTCAGGACGTAGTGCTGTACGGTTTTGGTCGCATCGGGCGATTAGTGGCGAGAATTCTGATTGATAAGGCTGGCGGGGGTGATGTAATGCGCCTGCGCGCCATTGTGATTCGCAAAGGCAAGGTTGACAACGATTTGGAAAAGCGTGCAGCTCTGCTGCGTCGTGATTCGGTTCACGGTTCCTTTAAAGGCACCATTCGTGTGCTGGAAGAAGAGAATACTCTGGTGATCAACGGTAATCCAGTGAAGGTGATCTACGCCAATTCGCCAGAAGAAATCGATTACACCGAGTACGGTATTAATAATGCCTTGATTGTCGATAACACCGGTGTCTGGAAAGACAATGCGGGCCTCGGCGGTCATCTGCGCCCCGGCGCCTCAAAAGTCTTGTTGACTGCCCCAGCTGGCGACGATATTCCAAATATTGTCTACGGTGTCAACGACGGGGAAATTACCCCTGAGCGCAAGATTATCTCGGCGGCGTCCTGCACCACCAATGCCATTGTCCCGGTACTCAAGTGCTTGCTGGATGAGTTCGGTATCAATAGTGGCCATGTTGAAACCGTACACGCGTACACCAACGATCAGAACTTGATCGATAATTACCATAAAGGTGATCGTCGTGGACGCAGTGCAGCGCTGAACATGGTGTTGACCTCCACTGGCGCGGCCAAGGCAGTGGCCAAGGTAATTCCACAGCTGAAAGGCAAGTTGACCGGCAATGCCATTCGGGTGCCCACACCCAATGTCTCTATGGCTATTCTCAATCTGCAGCTGGGTCGCGACACGACAGTTGAAGAGCTAAACGAGTTTATGCGTCAGAAGGCACTGCACTCTGAGTTGCAGCAGCAGATTGGCTACACTATCTCCACTGAAGCCGTGTCCACAGATTTTGTCGGTTCCCGTCAGGCCTGTGTCTACGATTCTCAGGCTACCATCGTCGAAGGCAATAGCTGTGTACTCTATTGTTGGTATGACAATGAATTTGGTTATAGCTGTCAGGTGGTACGCTGCTTAGAGAAGTTCGCTGGTGTCAGCTGGCCCTCTTACCCTAGAGTCTTGGCTGCGAGTTAA
- the mfd gene encoding transcription-repair coupling factor, whose amino-acid sequence MTVSASQTTLDLGPRAKSETILSLGVSAKPGDKNHWGELQAAGRALAIAEAALQFDGLSILITETAREASAQSRALEFFSAEQDFPILNFPDWETLPYDIFSPHQDIVSARLQTLSNLPNAQHALLIVPLPTLMHRLAPTDFIASRTFSYQVGELLDRDELQQQLSRAGYNRVETVYEHGEYAFRGSLIDIYPMGAKQPFRIDLLDDEIESLRLFDSESQRTSENVTQIELLPAREFPLDKQACNQFLNNWHTHFDQSPDKCPVYRDIKEGIAPQGIEYYLSLFFDETATLFDYLPEKVQLFSHVGIEDASLAFWQDTNARYTEYGVDPTRPILSPRELFLGVEEVFEQIKKLPRTEIDRQPAKVGAGSINFNLRAVPDVAVNSKLSNPLSTLQEFLEGFDGRVLFCAESAGRREVLAGFLKKIDVVATEVDNWQGFINSSQRFSVTTYPIDQGLYSPDQGICLITEGELFGQQVMQRRRRSKASESPDHIFKSLAELQHGAPVVHMDHGVGRFQGLVTLEVDKSVQEFLMLVYANDAKLYVPVSSLHLISRFGGGDQSMAPLHKLGTDKWSKAKEKAAKQVRDTAVELLDIYARRAARKGFACDNNEEDYRKFSGEFPFEETADQAEAIDAVRRDLLSPQPMDRLVCGDVGFGKTEVAMRAAFTAVSSSKQVVILVPTTLLAHQHLQNFRDRFANWPITVEELSRFRTAQEQEQVIADTESGKVDILISTHKLLHAKIDFERLGLLIIDEEHRFGVRQKEKIKSMRSSVDILTMTATPIPRTLNLSMHAVRDLSIIATPPARRLSVKTFIRQREDRIIREAILREILRGGQAYFLHNDVKNIQRTADELALLVPEARINVAHGQMRERQLEQVMSDFYHQRFNVLVCTTIIETGIDIPSANTILIERADKFGLAQLHQLRGRVGRSHHQAYAYLLTPPPKTITSDAQKRLEAISAADHLGSGFTLATNDLEIRGAGELLGEEQSGHIQAIGFTLYLEMLERAVNAIKNGKQTELGAALDQGIEVNLHLPALIPDDYLPDVNMRLTLYKRLANCQTERDLYELQVEMIDRFGLLPEPAKTLFELAKLRQMGERLGLIKIEAGPNGGRLKFSANTPVEPMTIIEMVQKRPGTFRLQNNDQLSFTTEMETAEERVDKLTFILNQLMPAENAS is encoded by the coding sequence ATGACAGTTTCAGCTTCGCAGACAACTTTAGACTTAGGGCCCCGCGCAAAATCAGAGACAATTCTCAGCTTGGGTGTAAGCGCTAAACCCGGTGATAAAAATCACTGGGGTGAATTGCAAGCCGCAGGTCGTGCCCTAGCCATTGCCGAAGCCGCGCTGCAATTCGATGGTCTCAGTATTCTGATCACCGAAACCGCCCGCGAGGCCTCAGCCCAGAGTCGAGCGCTGGAGTTCTTTAGTGCCGAACAGGATTTTCCAATCCTCAACTTCCCCGACTGGGAAACCCTGCCCTACGATATTTTCTCGCCTCATCAGGATATTGTCTCCGCCCGCTTGCAAACATTGTCCAACCTGCCCAATGCCCAGCACGCACTATTAATAGTGCCGCTGCCGACACTGATGCATAGGCTGGCGCCCACGGACTTTATTGCCTCGCGAACCTTTTCCTATCAGGTTGGTGAGTTGCTCGATCGCGATGAACTTCAGCAGCAGCTGTCTCGGGCCGGCTACAACCGCGTCGAAACCGTTTATGAACATGGCGAATACGCCTTTCGCGGTTCACTGATCGACATCTACCCCATGGGTGCCAAACAGCCTTTCCGTATCGATCTGCTGGACGATGAAATCGAAAGCCTGAGACTGTTTGATTCAGAGTCGCAGCGCACTTCAGAAAACGTCACCCAGATTGAGTTGTTGCCGGCTCGGGAGTTTCCTCTCGACAAGCAGGCTTGCAATCAATTCCTCAATAACTGGCACACGCATTTTGACCAAAGCCCGGATAAATGTCCGGTTTACCGCGATATTAAAGAGGGTATTGCGCCACAGGGTATAGAGTACTACTTGAGTCTGTTTTTTGATGAAACAGCGACGCTGTTTGATTACCTGCCAGAGAAGGTACAGCTGTTTAGTCATGTGGGCATCGAAGACGCCTCCCTCGCCTTTTGGCAGGATACCAATGCCCGCTATACCGAGTACGGGGTTGATCCCACCCGCCCTATCCTCTCGCCGAGAGAATTATTTCTCGGTGTCGAGGAAGTCTTCGAGCAGATTAAAAAACTGCCGCGCACCGAGATCGATCGCCAGCCTGCCAAAGTCGGTGCCGGCAGCATCAACTTTAATCTCCGCGCCGTACCCGACGTGGCGGTTAACTCAAAGCTCAGCAATCCCCTATCAACCCTGCAGGAATTTCTTGAAGGCTTTGATGGTCGTGTGCTGTTCTGTGCCGAATCTGCAGGACGTCGAGAAGTACTCGCCGGCTTTCTGAAGAAAATTGATGTAGTGGCCACGGAAGTGGATAACTGGCAGGGCTTTATTAATAGCAGCCAACGCTTTTCGGTTACCACCTACCCCATAGATCAGGGTCTCTACAGTCCAGACCAGGGCATCTGCCTGATCACTGAAGGCGAGCTCTTTGGCCAACAGGTTATGCAGCGCCGTCGTCGCTCAAAGGCATCAGAGTCACCGGACCATATCTTTAAGAGTCTCGCCGAACTACAGCACGGCGCGCCAGTGGTGCATATGGACCACGGTGTCGGTCGCTTCCAGGGACTGGTCACTCTCGAAGTGGATAAGTCAGTCCAGGAATTTTTGATGCTAGTCTATGCCAATGACGCCAAACTCTATGTGCCGGTTTCATCCCTGCACCTGATCAGTCGCTTTGGTGGCGGTGATCAATCTATGGCGCCCTTACATAAACTGGGCACCGACAAATGGTCCAAGGCAAAAGAGAAAGCCGCCAAACAGGTGCGCGATACTGCCGTGGAACTATTGGATATTTACGCTCGCCGGGCAGCGCGCAAAGGCTTTGCCTGCGACAACAATGAAGAAGACTACCGCAAGTTTAGCGGCGAGTTCCCCTTCGAAGAAACCGCCGATCAGGCCGAGGCCATCGATGCAGTGCGTCGAGATCTGCTCAGCCCACAGCCTATGGATCGACTGGTCTGTGGCGATGTGGGATTCGGCAAAACCGAAGTGGCCATGCGCGCCGCCTTTACCGCCGTCTCCAGCAGCAAACAGGTAGTGATCTTAGTACCCACCACATTGCTCGCTCACCAGCATTTGCAAAACTTCCGCGACCGCTTTGCCAACTGGCCCATCACTGTCGAAGAGCTATCACGCTTCCGCACCGCCCAGGAGCAGGAACAGGTGATTGCCGACACCGAGAGTGGCAAGGTGGATATTCTTATCAGCACCCACAAATTGCTCCATGCCAAGATCGACTTTGAGCGTCTCGGCCTGCTGATTATCGACGAAGAACACCGCTTTGGTGTGCGCCAAAAAGAAAAAATTAAATCGATGCGCAGCTCGGTGGATATTCTCACCATGACCGCGACACCGATTCCAAGAACTCTGAATCTGTCCATGCATGCGGTGCGGGATCTGTCGATTATTGCCACCCCACCAGCGCGACGTCTATCGGTGAAAACCTTTATCCGTCAGCGCGAAGATCGCATTATCCGAGAAGCCATACTCCGTGAAATTCTCCGCGGCGGTCAGGCCTACTTTTTGCACAACGATGTAAAAAATATTCAGCGCACCGCCGACGAGCTGGCTCTGCTAGTCCCCGAGGCACGCATCAATGTTGCTCACGGCCAGATGCGCGAACGTCAGCTGGAGCAGGTGATGTCAGACTTTTATCACCAGCGTTTCAATGTGCTGGTCTGTACCACCATCATTGAAACCGGCATCGATATTCCCAGCGCCAACACTATCTTGATTGAACGCGCAGATAAGTTCGGCCTAGCACAGCTGCACCAGCTGCGCGGTCGCGTGGGTCGCTCCCACCACCAGGCCTATGCCTATCTCTTAACACCGCCACCCAAAACCATCACCTCCGACGCACAAAAACGTCTGGAAGCCATCTCCGCAGCAGACCATCTTGGCTCTGGCTTTACCCTGGCAACCAACGATCTGGAAATCCGCGGCGCTGGCGAACTGCTAGGTGAAGAGCAGAGCGGCCATATTCAGGCGATTGGCTTTACCCTCTATCTGGAAATGCTCGAGCGAGCCGTTAACGCAATTAAAAACGGTAAGCAGACAGAACTGGGGGCCGCCTTGGATCAAGGCATAGAGGTCAATCTGCATCTGCCGGCACTGATACCAGACGACTATCTACCCGACGTCAATATGCGCCTGACACTCTACAAGCGTCTCGCCAATTGCCAGACTGAGCGTGATCTCTATGAATTGCAGGTAGAGATGATCGATCGTTTTGGACTCTTACCGGAACCGGCCAAAACCCTATTTGAACTGGCTAAGCTGCGACAGATGGGCGAACGTCTGGGACTGATCAAAATTGAAGCAGGCCCCAATGGTGGACGACTTAAGTTTAGCGCCAACACTCCAGTGGAACCCATGACCATTATAGAAATGGTGCAGAAGCGCCCAGGCACATTCCGCTTGCAAAATAACGATCAATTGAGTTTCACTACAGAGATGGAAACAGCGGAAGAGCGGGTGGATAAGTTAACCTTTATTCTCAATCAACTTATGCCAGCGGAGAACGCTAGTTGA
- a CDS encoding peptidoglycan binding protein CsiV: MTTDKQQRTAQRATSLWVAMLTLISSLSVAQDSSEQIEAVAAPWYQVEVVIFTQQGYAGEEQPPRNYSLDFADNSLELLDPDQVSNNNFPIAGTGVVSKTAERIIPLATVADPALGFADLELENMEELIEVRNGEQIEKKGLNQNSPFDDYDLAQINAQDATFLANNLIDNQNQAADEIYVAEYEPTFTKLPRDVRNLNESARALDRQEQYNVVFHEAWRFSADELEQDPWVIIKAGKQYLDRFEIEGSLRFYKSRFLHFQSDLWLLEFDQQGDSENMIELPEFPLREQPSLADSYVIADIEFNEKRIEDFFIDVPESDVATTVNGESSATKVAEDIQQPTQYPVKSLWTFDQSKRLEEQQSYYIDHPKMGVLVTIRPHEPEVLNPLLEETLAETE; encoded by the coding sequence ATGACGACAGATAAGCAACAGCGGACAGCGCAGCGGGCCACCAGCCTGTGGGTCGCCATGTTGACGCTAATCAGCAGTCTGAGTGTCGCCCAAGACAGTAGCGAGCAAATCGAAGCAGTTGCAGCCCCCTGGTATCAAGTTGAAGTGGTTATTTTCACTCAACAGGGTTATGCCGGTGAAGAGCAGCCACCGCGCAATTACAGCCTCGACTTTGCAGACAATAGCCTCGAATTGCTCGACCCGGATCAGGTTTCAAATAATAATTTCCCTATCGCCGGCACTGGCGTTGTCTCAAAAACGGCAGAGAGAATAATTCCCTTAGCCACAGTAGCAGACCCAGCCCTAGGCTTTGCTGACTTAGAACTAGAGAATATGGAAGAGCTGATTGAAGTGCGCAATGGAGAGCAAATTGAAAAGAAAGGCCTCAATCAAAATAGCCCCTTCGACGACTATGATCTCGCTCAGATAAATGCCCAAGACGCCACTTTCTTAGCCAACAATCTTATCGACAATCAAAACCAAGCTGCCGACGAAATCTATGTTGCGGAATATGAGCCCACCTTTACAAAACTGCCCCGAGATGTGCGCAACCTCAACGAGAGCGCCCGCGCCCTAGACCGCCAAGAGCAATACAACGTAGTATTTCACGAAGCCTGGCGTTTCTCCGCAGATGAGCTGGAGCAGGATCCCTGGGTGATTATCAAAGCTGGCAAGCAGTATCTGGATCGCTTTGAAATTGAAGGTAGCTTGCGTTTTTACAAATCGCGCTTTTTGCACTTTCAGTCAGATCTCTGGCTGCTGGAGTTTGATCAGCAGGGCGATTCAGAAAACATGATCGAGCTGCCCGAGTTTCCACTTCGAGAGCAGCCCAGTCTTGCCGACAGCTATGTGATCGCCGACATTGAGTTTAATGAAAAGCGTATTGAAGACTTTTTTATCGATGTACCGGAATCTGATGTCGCCACGACGGTGAATGGCGAGAGTTCGGCAACTAAGGTTGCGGAGGACATTCAGCAGCCTACCCAGTATCCGGTTAAGTCGCTGTGGACCTTTGATCAGTCCAAGCGTCTGGAAGAACAGCAGAGCTACTATATTGACCATCCCAAAATGGGCGTGCTGGTAACTATTAGGCCCCATGAACCTGAAGTGCTTAATCCGCTTTTAGAAGAGACATTGGCCGAGACCGAATAG
- a CDS encoding lipocalin family protein: MATVFEKRSVKKIGLLLSCGLLVSCLGKPESVSPVAELDTQRYLGTWYEVARLDHSFERGLSNVTADYSMREDGGLRVINRGYSAEEGDWQQAEGRAYTIDDKQPAHLKVSFFGPFFGSYVVFELGSDYQYAFVAGNTSNYLWLLARTPTISDKLKKYFLERAEALGFAVNDLIFVDQELNQKAVSSDIESSVEKD; encoded by the coding sequence GTGGCCACTGTTTTTGAGAAAAGAAGTGTTAAGAAAATCGGACTTTTGCTCAGCTGCGGGTTATTGGTTAGCTGTCTCGGTAAACCTGAATCTGTATCGCCGGTTGCCGAATTGGACACTCAGCGCTATCTGGGTACCTGGTATGAAGTGGCGCGGCTGGATCATTCGTTTGAGCGCGGCCTAAGTAATGTCACCGCCGACTACTCAATGCGTGAGGACGGCGGCTTGCGGGTTATTAACCGCGGCTACTCAGCAGAAGAGGGCGACTGGCAGCAGGCAGAGGGCAGGGCTTACACCATTGATGACAAGCAACCCGCTCATCTCAAGGTGTCTTTCTTTGGGCCTTTTTTTGGTTCCTACGTGGTTTTTGAATTGGGTTCGGATTATCAATACGCCTTTGTGGCGGGTAATACGAGCAACTATTTGTGGTTGCTGGCACGGACACCCACCATTAGCGATAAGTTAAAAAAGTATTTTTTGGAGCGTGCTGAGGCACTGGGTTTTGCAGTGAACGATTTGATTTTTGTGGATCAGGAGTTAAATCAAAAGGCCGTCAGCAGTGATATTGAATCTTCTGTGGAAAAAGATTGA
- a CDS encoding mechanosensitive ion channel family protein: MKNVESWLVNLTGEQYLWVLELFVIVVLALGLGMVINRVIDKLEVQAAKTKTVWDDALIEACRRPLIWLVWILGVNFAAGIAAQKMESGLYALVDPINRLALIFLGVMFLTNFIKRAERNLVHPDYIAKPMDETTVRAVAKLLRAAVIITGVLIAMQLFGYSISGLLAFGGIGGIAMGFAAKDLLANFFGGLMIYLDRPFSVGDWVRSPDQEIEGTVEDIGWRLTRIRTFDKRPLYIPNSVFANISVENPSRMTNRRIYETIGLRYADLAKMGPIVEQVEAMLLAHPDIDTNQTMMVNFNQFAASSLDFFIYVFTKTTNWVTYHQVKQDVLLKVADIIAANQAEVAFPTSTLHVPAGIEVTTAKD; the protein is encoded by the coding sequence ATGAAAAATGTAGAGAGCTGGTTGGTTAATTTGACAGGTGAACAGTACCTTTGGGTGCTGGAGTTGTTTGTTATCGTGGTTCTGGCCCTAGGTCTCGGCATGGTGATTAATCGGGTTATCGACAAGCTCGAAGTTCAGGCCGCGAAGACCAAAACAGTCTGGGACGATGCCCTGATTGAGGCCTGCCGTCGACCACTGATCTGGCTGGTATGGATTCTCGGAGTCAACTTTGCCGCAGGCATTGCCGCGCAAAAAATGGAGTCTGGGCTCTATGCTCTGGTAGACCCTATTAATCGCCTGGCGCTGATCTTTTTGGGCGTGATGTTTCTGACCAACTTTATTAAACGCGCAGAGCGCAATTTGGTACACCCCGACTATATTGCCAAGCCTATGGATGAGACCACTGTGCGCGCGGTGGCCAAATTGCTCCGCGCCGCGGTGATTATCACCGGCGTGTTAATCGCCATGCAGCTGTTTGGCTATAGCATTTCAGGTCTGCTGGCATTTGGTGGTATCGGCGGTATCGCCATGGGTTTTGCCGCTAAGGATTTACTGGCCAATTTTTTTGGTGGCTTGATGATCTATCTGGATCGTCCGTTCTCGGTAGGCGACTGGGTGCGTTCACCAGACCAGGAAATCGAAGGTACAGTGGAAGATATCGGCTGGCGCCTGACACGCATTAGAACCTTTGATAAGCGTCCGTTGTATATTCCCAACTCTGTGTTTGCCAATATCTCAGTGGAAAATCCTTCGCGTATGACCAACCGCCGAATCTATGAAACCATCGGTCTGAGATACGCTGATCTGGCGAAGATGGGCCCGATTGTTGAACAGGTGGAGGCGATGTTGCTGGCCCATCCTGATATTGATACTAATCAAACAATGATGGTTAACTTCAACCAGTTTGCCGCCAGCTCCTTAGACTTTTTTATCTATGTCTTCACCAAAACCACCAATTGGGTGACCTATCATCAGGTGAAGCAGGATGTGCTGCTCAAAGTGGCCGATATTATTGCCGCCAATCAGGCCGAGGTTGCTTTCCCAACCTCAACGCTGCATGTTCCTGCTGGTATCGAAGTGACTACAGCTAAGGATTAG
- the nagZ gene encoding beta-N-acetylhexosaminidase, whose amino-acid sequence MTHSSHGRLMLDLAATSLQDDEPALLRNPQVGGVILFARNVESRQQVAALVAEIRAVAPQLLIAVDQEGGRVQRFKQGFTLLPAMQQLGDLWLADRDAGLDLTRDCGWLMAAEVIACGLDISFAPVLDVDRDTSSIIGDRAFSDQPQLVTDIAAAFIEGMNEAGMAATGKHFPGHGGVFADSHLEAPVDHRDWGQLSEHDLIPFVALAKKLGGIMPAHITFPAIDPNSVGFSQFWLQQVLRDKLGFDGVIFSDDLAMKGADVAGGYVQKAQLALDAGCDMILVCNDRSGALEVLDFMTEQQVSGSDRIKEMLKKPPVDEKSLSWPQLENHPRRVATMAQLQNLNG is encoded by the coding sequence ATGACCCATAGCTCACACGGACGCCTTATGCTCGATTTGGCCGCCACCTCATTGCAGGATGATGAGCCTGCGCTGCTCCGCAATCCCCAGGTTGGCGGTGTAATTTTATTTGCCCGCAATGTCGAGAGTCGTCAGCAGGTCGCAGCGCTGGTTGCTGAAATCAGAGCCGTAGCGCCGCAGCTGTTGATTGCTGTAGACCAAGAGGGTGGTCGGGTGCAGCGCTTTAAACAGGGCTTTACCCTTTTGCCAGCGATGCAACAGTTGGGTGATTTATGGCTCGCAGACAGAGACGCTGGGCTGGACTTGACCCGGGATTGCGGTTGGTTGATGGCGGCCGAGGTGATTGCTTGCGGCTTGGATATCAGTTTTGCGCCGGTGCTGGATGTGGATCGCGATACCAGTAGTATTATCGGTGATCGGGCCTTTAGTGATCAGCCGCAGCTGGTAACCGATATAGCCGCCGCCTTTATAGAGGGTATGAATGAGGCAGGCATGGCTGCCACAGGGAAACATTTTCCCGGCCACGGCGGGGTTTTTGCCGACAGTCATCTTGAAGCTCCAGTGGATCACCGTGACTGGGGGCAACTGAGTGAGCATGATCTGATACCTTTTGTAGCACTGGCGAAAAAACTCGGCGGCATTATGCCCGCGCATATTACTTTTCCCGCCATTGACCCCAACTCCGTAGGATTTTCCCAATTTTGGCTGCAGCAGGTTCTGCGCGACAAGCTTGGTTTTGACGGTGTAATTTTCAGTGATGATCTGGCCATGAAAGGCGCAGATGTGGCCGGCGGCTATGTGCAAAAAGCGCAGCTCGCATTGGATGCCGGCTGCGATATGATTCTGGTTTGCAATGATCGGTCGGGTGCCCTTGAGGTGCTCGACTTTATGACTGAGCAGCAGGTCAGCGGCAGCGACAGAATCAAGGAGATGCTAAAAAAACCTCCTGTGGATGAAAAGTCCCTATCTTGGCCGCAGCTAGAGAATCATCCGCGCAGAGTTGCTACCATGGCGCAGCTGCAAAATTTGAATGGTTAG